The following coding sequences lie in one Nocardioides sambongensis genomic window:
- a CDS encoding DUF1003 domain-containing protein has translation MAEPRRTGSGGSPSAGSDRLDTPTAGRRQLVRRPTYNADTFGVFAEQFARFMGTATFLIYMTLFVAIWIGWNLVAPGPARWDDYPFIFLTLMLSLQASYAAPLILLAQNRQEARDRVIAEQDRQADALAHADMEFLAREVASLRMAVGEVATRDYVRSELRSLLAELDDRAEQRDAGAADAAEEPGAPSHGDGDAGRSPAGA, from the coding sequence GTGGCTGAGCCTCGTCGTACCGGCTCGGGCGGGTCGCCGAGCGCCGGGTCGGACCGCCTGGACACACCGACCGCCGGCCGGCGGCAGCTGGTCCGCCGGCCGACCTACAACGCGGACACGTTCGGCGTCTTCGCCGAGCAGTTCGCACGGTTCATGGGGACCGCGACCTTCCTGATCTACATGACGCTCTTCGTGGCGATCTGGATCGGGTGGAACCTGGTCGCCCCCGGACCGGCCCGCTGGGACGACTACCCGTTCATCTTCCTGACGCTGATGCTCAGCCTGCAGGCCTCCTACGCGGCGCCGCTGATCCTGCTCGCCCAGAACCGGCAGGAGGCCCGGGACCGGGTGATCGCCGAGCAGGACAGGCAGGCCGACGCCCTGGCCCACGCCGACATGGAGTTCCTCGCTCGCGAGGTGGCGTCGCTGCGGATGGCGGTCGGCGAGGTCGCCACCCGCGACTACGTGCGTTCGGAGCTGCGGTCCCTGCTCGCCGAGCTCGACGACCGGGCCGAGCAGCGGGACGCGGGGGCGGCCGACGCCGCGGAGGAGCCGGGTGCGCCGTCTCACGGTGACGGCGACGCGGGCCGCTCGCCAGCAGGTGCCTAG
- a CDS encoding Mrp/NBP35 family ATP-binding protein: protein MSTSSAVPTVDQVTEALATVNDPEIKRPITELGMVDTVEVREDGVVDVRVLLTVAGCPLKDTINRDVTAAVSALAGVSDVRIDLGVMTAEQRSGLHEQLRGGQAQREIPFAQPGSLTKVFAIASGKGGVGKSSVTVNLALSLAKAGRKVGIVDADIYGHSVPAMLGVADARPTQVDDLIMPVPTSSGVSVISIGMLKPRRDQVVAWRGPMLDRALVQMLADVYWGDLDVLLLDLPPGTGDIAISLGQHLPGAEVVVVTTPQEAAAEVAERAGTMASMMHQRVVGVVENMSYLPCPHCAEEGKDHRLEVFGSGGGDRVAETLSGRFGYDVPLLGRIPLDLSLREGGDAGKPIVDADPTAPGAVALNEIAERLGGRGRGLAGMQLGLTPSNRF from the coding sequence GTGAGTACGTCCAGCGCAGTCCCGACCGTCGATCAGGTGACCGAGGCCCTCGCCACGGTGAACGACCCCGAGATCAAGCGCCCCATCACCGAGCTGGGGATGGTGGACACCGTGGAGGTCCGCGAGGACGGCGTCGTCGACGTCCGGGTCCTGCTGACCGTGGCCGGTTGTCCGCTCAAGGACACCATCAACCGTGACGTGACCGCCGCCGTCAGCGCCCTGGCCGGCGTCAGTGACGTCCGGATCGACCTCGGCGTGATGACCGCCGAGCAGCGCTCCGGCCTGCACGAGCAACTCCGCGGCGGTCAGGCGCAGCGGGAGATCCCGTTCGCCCAGCCGGGGTCCCTGACCAAGGTCTTCGCGATCGCCTCCGGCAAGGGAGGAGTCGGCAAGTCCTCGGTGACGGTCAACCTGGCCCTGTCGCTGGCGAAGGCCGGCCGCAAGGTCGGCATCGTCGACGCCGACATCTACGGACACTCCGTGCCCGCGATGCTGGGCGTGGCGGACGCCCGCCCGACCCAGGTCGACGATCTGATCATGCCGGTCCCCACCTCCTCGGGCGTCTCGGTGATCTCGATCGGGATGCTCAAGCCCCGCCGCGACCAGGTCGTCGCGTGGCGCGGACCGATGCTCGACCGGGCGCTGGTCCAGATGCTCGCCGACGTCTACTGGGGCGACCTGGACGTGCTGCTGCTGGACCTTCCGCCGGGCACCGGCGACATCGCCATCTCGCTGGGCCAGCACCTGCCGGGTGCCGAGGTCGTGGTGGTGACCACGCCGCAGGAGGCGGCCGCCGAGGTCGCCGAGCGGGCCGGGACGATGGCGTCGATGATGCACCAGCGCGTGGTCGGCGTGGTCGAGAACATGAGCTATCTGCCCTGCCCGCACTGCGCCGAGGAGGGCAAGGACCACCGGCTCGAGGTCTTCGGCAGCGGCGGTGGCGACCGGGTCGCGGAGACCCTCTCGGGCCGCTTCGGGTACGACGTACCGCTGCTCGGCCGGATCCCGCTGGACCTGTCGCTGCGCGAGGGCGGGGACGCCGGGAAGCCGATCGTCGACGCCGACCCGACCGCGCCCGGCGCCGTCGCGCTCAACGAGATCGCGGAGCGGCTCGGTGGACGCGGTCGCGGTCTGGCCGGGATGCAGCTCGGCCTCACCCCCAGCAACCGGTTCTGA
- a CDS encoding sec-independent translocase — MFGIGFAELVVIAFVAVVVFGPDKIPGIARQVAQVVKQIRRFANNARDELRTELGPEYSDLELRDLDPRQIVRKHITEALAEEEAEERRQAKEKRSALPAGERPPFDLEAT; from the coding sequence GTGTTCGGGATCGGCTTCGCCGAGCTGGTGGTGATCGCGTTCGTCGCCGTGGTCGTCTTCGGCCCGGACAAGATCCCCGGGATCGCGCGTCAGGTCGCGCAGGTGGTCAAGCAGATCCGCCGCTTCGCCAACAACGCCCGCGACGAGCTGCGCACCGAGCTCGGCCCGGAGTACTCCGACCTCGAGCTGCGCGACCTCGACCCCCGGCAGATCGTGCGCAAGCACATCACCGAGGCGCTGGCCGAGGAGGAGGCCGAGGAGCGGCGGCAGGCCAAGGAGAAGCGCTCCGCGCTGCCGGCCGGCGAACGCCCCCCGTTCGACCTCGAGGCCACCTGA
- a CDS encoding arsenate reductase ArsC, giving the protein MHRIADALEPEFAGIFGTETIHAYVADTYQRIAHEARIKTYLPTLTAQIAHAALVEQARIQKDIHMTTTPEVLFVCVHNQGRSQMAAALLDHHAAGRVHVRSAGSAPADSVNPAVVAVMAEVGLDISQEFPKKLLTEDVAASDVVITMGCGDACPIFPGKRYEDWALTDPSGKGPDAVRAIRDEIDQRVQKLLAELLPDTP; this is encoded by the coding sequence TTGCACCGCATCGCCGACGCCTTGGAGCCCGAGTTCGCCGGCATCTTCGGCACCGAGACCATCCACGCCTACGTCGCCGACACCTACCAGCGGATCGCCCATGAGGCCCGCATCAAGACCTACCTGCCCACCCTGACCGCCCAGATCGCGCACGCCGCGCTGGTCGAACAAGCCCGCATCCAGAAGGACATCCACATGACCACCACCCCCGAGGTCCTCTTCGTCTGCGTCCACAACCAGGGCCGCTCCCAGATGGCCGCCGCGCTCCTCGACCACCACGCCGCGGGACGCGTTCACGTTCGGTCGGCGGGGTCGGCGCCGGCCGACTCGGTCAACCCCGCCGTCGTCGCGGTGATGGCCGAGGTCGGGCTCGACATCTCCCAGGAGTTCCCCAAGAAGCTGCTCACCGAGGACGTCGCGGCCTCCGACGTGGTGATCACCATGGGCTGCGGCGACGCGTGCCCGATCTTCCCGGGCAAGCGCTACGAGGACTGGGCGCTGACCGACCCCTCCGGCAAGGGGCCCGACGCGGTGCGGGCGATCCGCGACGAGATCGACCAGCGCGTCCAGAAGCTCCTGGCCGAGCTGCTGCCGGACACCCCCTGA
- the arsB gene encoding ACR3 family arsenite efflux transporter, protein MSDVSQDAGSTPRGGAAPEDAAVIQRLSLLDRYLPVWIIAAMIVGLVLGRSFDGLDDALAQVEVGSVSLPIAIGLLVMMYPVLAKVRYDELGHVTGDRRLLVSSIFLNWVVGPALMFTLAWLLLPDLPEYRTGLIIVGLARCIAMVLIWNDLACGDGEAAAILVALNAVFQIVAFAGLGYFYLELLPGWLGLDQTGLDVSVWDIAKSVLIFLGIPLLAGFLTRTLGERAKGRVWYEQRFLPKIGPTALYGLLFTIVILFALQGETITSQPLDVARIAVPLLAYFALMWTGSFFLGYRLRMTYERTTALAFTAAGNNFELAIAVAIGVFGVTSGEALAGVVGPLIEVPVLVALVYVALWARRRYYPSDQPSEGAERSAR, encoded by the coding sequence ATGAGCGACGTTTCGCAGGACGCGGGCAGCACCCCGCGCGGCGGTGCCGCGCCGGAGGACGCCGCGGTCATCCAGCGCCTCTCGCTGCTCGACCGGTATCTACCGGTCTGGATCATCGCGGCGATGATCGTCGGCCTCGTCCTCGGCCGGTCCTTCGACGGCCTGGACGACGCTCTCGCGCAGGTCGAGGTCGGCTCGGTGTCGCTGCCGATCGCGATCGGCCTGCTGGTGATGATGTATCCGGTCCTGGCCAAGGTCCGGTACGACGAGCTCGGCCACGTCACCGGCGATCGCAGGCTGCTGGTCTCCTCGATCTTCCTGAACTGGGTCGTCGGCCCCGCGCTGATGTTCACCCTCGCGTGGCTGCTGCTGCCCGATCTCCCCGAGTACCGCACCGGGTTGATCATCGTCGGGCTCGCCCGCTGCATCGCGATGGTGCTGATCTGGAACGACCTCGCCTGCGGAGACGGCGAGGCCGCGGCGATCCTCGTCGCCCTCAACGCGGTCTTCCAGATCGTCGCGTTCGCCGGCCTGGGCTACTTCTACCTCGAGCTGCTGCCGGGCTGGCTCGGTCTCGACCAGACAGGACTCGACGTCTCGGTCTGGGACATCGCGAAGTCCGTGCTGATCTTCCTCGGCATCCCCCTCCTCGCCGGGTTCCTGACCCGCACGCTGGGGGAGCGGGCCAAGGGCCGGGTGTGGTACGAGCAGAGGTTCCTGCCGAAGATCGGCCCCACCGCCCTCTACGGCCTGCTCTTCACGATCGTCATCCTGTTCGCGCTGCAGGGCGAGACCATCACCAGCCAGCCCCTCGACGTGGCCCGGATCGCCGTGCCGCTCCTCGCCTACTTCGCGCTGATGTGGACCGGGTCGTTCTTCCTCGGCTACCGGCTGAGGATGACCTACGAGCGCACCACGGCCCTGGCGTTCACCGCGGCCGGCAACAACTTCGAGCTCGCCATCGCCGTCGCGATCGGGGTCTTCGGGGTCACCTCCGGAGAGGCCCTGGCCGGGGTCGTCGGGCCGCTGATCGAGGTCCCGGTGCTGGTCGCCCTGGTCTACGTCGCCCTCTGGGCCCGGCGACGCTACTACCCGTCCGACCAGCCGTCCGAGGGCGCCGAGAGGTCCGCGCGATGA
- a CDS encoding ArsR/SmtB family transcription factor → MSMSGAREAAPEDALACCTPLAREPMTADQAAHVAPLLKALADPVRLRLMSMVLSRENGEACACDLLPAFDLSQPTISHHLKVLHESGLLNREKRGVWVYYQVRPAAMEAMVTLFTTAGLAPAEVAVGIGAPA, encoded by the coding sequence ATGTCGATGTCTGGAGCCCGTGAGGCTGCCCCCGAGGACGCACTGGCGTGCTGTACGCCGCTGGCGCGTGAGCCGATGACGGCCGACCAGGCGGCCCACGTGGCGCCGTTGCTGAAGGCGCTCGCCGACCCGGTGCGTCTGCGGCTGATGTCCATGGTGCTCTCGCGCGAGAACGGCGAGGCCTGCGCGTGCGATCTGCTGCCGGCCTTCGACCTGTCCCAACCCACGATCAGCCATCACCTCAAGGTGCTGCACGAGTCGGGCCTGCTGAACCGCGAGAAGCGAGGCGTCTGGGTCTACTACCAGGTCCGGCCCGCTGCGATGGAGGCGATGGTCACCCTCTTCACCACCGCCGGGCTGGCGCCGGCCGAGGTCGCGGTGGGGATCGGAGCGCCGGCATGA
- a CDS encoding helix-turn-helix domain-containing GNAT family N-acetyltransferase: MHPHPTLTQDAAATYAEWFASLSDPTRVRLLHAVSTASGGRIRVGDLAAALGISQSTCSHHVRKLAEVGFVRIDKVGTSSVVTVNPACCTGLPHAADVVMGTLASVPCCPEDLPADVATRALTEDDLPVVRDIYAEGIATRNATFETRVPPIADLARKWLPGHAWVAELDVDGRCQVVGWTGTSPVSTRDCYAGVGETSVYVTEGARGRGVGKALLHRQVTEADAGGLWTLQTSIFPENRASLALHHAAGYRTLAVRSRIARLDGVWRDTVLLERRRDAD, encoded by the coding sequence ATGCATCCGCACCCGACGCTGACGCAGGACGCAGCGGCGACGTACGCCGAGTGGTTCGCCAGCCTCTCCGACCCGACCCGGGTGCGGTTGCTGCACGCGGTCTCGACCGCGTCCGGCGGGCGGATCCGGGTCGGCGACCTGGCCGCGGCGCTGGGGATCAGCCAGTCCACCTGTTCCCACCACGTCCGCAAGCTGGCCGAGGTCGGTTTCGTCAGGATCGACAAGGTCGGCACCTCGTCGGTGGTCACCGTGAATCCGGCGTGCTGCACCGGTCTGCCGCACGCCGCGGATGTCGTGATGGGCACGCTCGCCTCGGTTCCCTGCTGCCCCGAGGACCTGCCGGCGGACGTGGCCACCCGCGCCCTGACCGAGGACGACCTGCCGGTGGTGCGCGACATCTACGCCGAGGGCATCGCGACCCGCAACGCGACCTTCGAGACCCGGGTGCCGCCGATCGCCGACCTGGCGAGGAAGTGGCTGCCCGGGCACGCCTGGGTCGCCGAGCTCGACGTCGACGGCCGGTGTCAGGTGGTCGGCTGGACCGGCACATCGCCGGTCTCCACCCGTGACTGCTACGCAGGGGTGGGGGAGACCAGCGTCTACGTCACCGAGGGTGCCCGCGGCCGCGGTGTCGGGAAGGCGCTGCTCCACCGCCAGGTCACCGAAGCCGACGCGGGTGGCCTGTGGACGCTGCAGACCTCGATCTTCCCCGAGAACCGCGCCTCCCTGGCGCTGCACCACGCGGCCGGCTACCGGACCTTGGCGGTCCGGTCCCGGATCGCCCGGCTCGACGGGGTCTGGCGCGACACCGTGCTGCTCGAGCGTCGGCGCGACGCCGACTGA
- a CDS encoding NAD(P)-binding domain-containing protein, producing the protein MTTTPAPTATASPLSPGPTRPLVIVGAGPIGLAAAAHAWSRGLPTVVLEAGERAGAAVQAWGHVRLFSSWGELVDPAAEDLLAGTGWTAPDPQTYPTGAQWAELYLAPLAAALDATAEVDVRLGQRVVGLAKHGRDRMVDSGRDEAPFTVHLQGPDGRTRLEAAAVIDASGTWGVPSPLGGDGLPAIGEDAHADRIRYGIPDLADPETAARYAGKHVAVAGTGASAQNTLVGLTALAREHAGTRVSWLVRRTATDDAFGAATTTSSRPVAPWVGVRRQPSSPTRSPW; encoded by the coding sequence ATGACCACCACGCCGGCACCGACCGCCACCGCGTCGCCCCTGAGCCCCGGCCCGACCCGCCCACTGGTGATCGTCGGCGCCGGACCGATCGGTCTCGCTGCCGCCGCCCACGCCTGGTCCCGCGGGCTGCCCACCGTCGTCCTCGAGGCCGGCGAGAGGGCCGGGGCGGCCGTGCAGGCGTGGGGCCACGTGCGGCTGTTCTCGTCCTGGGGCGAGCTCGTCGACCCCGCGGCCGAGGATCTGCTCGCTGGAACCGGCTGGACAGCGCCGGACCCGCAGACCTACCCGACCGGCGCACAGTGGGCCGAGCTGTACCTCGCACCGCTCGCCGCGGCGCTGGACGCGACGGCGGAGGTCGACGTCCGGCTCGGGCAGCGCGTCGTCGGCCTCGCCAAGCACGGCCGCGACCGGATGGTCGACTCCGGCCGGGACGAGGCGCCGTTCACCGTCCACCTCCAGGGTCCGGACGGACGGACGCGACTCGAGGCCGCCGCCGTCATCGACGCCTCCGGCACCTGGGGCGTCCCCAGCCCCCTGGGCGGCGACGGCCTGCCCGCCATCGGCGAGGATGCTCACGCCGACCGGATCCGCTACGGCATCCCCGACCTGGCCGACCCGGAGACCGCGGCCCGCTACGCCGGGAAGCACGTCGCCGTCGCCGGCACCGGCGCCTCGGCACAGAACACCCTGGTCGGTCTCACCGCGCTGGCGCGCGAGCACGCCGGCACCCGGGTCTCCTGGCTGGTCCGCCGCACCGCCACCGACGACGCGTTCGGGGCGGCGACAACGACCAGCTCGAGGCCCGTGGCGCCCTGGGTCGGCGTGCGCAGGCAGCCGTCGAGTCCGACGCGGTCTCCGTGGTGA